Proteins found in one Brachypodium distachyon strain Bd21 chromosome 5, Brachypodium_distachyon_v3.0, whole genome shotgun sequence genomic segment:
- the LOC100841912 gene encoding uncharacterized protein LOC100841912 isoform X2 has translation MDEEGFMVEIGMKEEDIATMLFGKKVSELREDGFDGSEDERQIFEDVFGQTGTGRTSGHQPHGRGGQTTSQTDASKALVPASTPSSSPSNHKMVCCRIVESFTHGNLSSYHVFYHSSIEQMHKAMPCTDHTRPSELLVQWTPPSIDRVYTRRSVTRRSQRAKLCSVMDWEKVDITSVSRRRDGHGYGMLWNHLRLHAHLLIMDAGWKIEGKERGDKSKIDLMYESPDKVMRLFSLPRAWKCFGQWLLIHSSRFDRYDCAKEWFNMYDFLYDLKNTLLCLEHEVRRPKQSLSFLHQWQLLDPFMAVVCIDKKVAALRNGMALKAVNSTVTFLNHSESKRLTRRNASKALEPNCSSNYNNKHPTSRRNLLPLLLSDGQSDKEGNSLHVERSSLFGTSKHSQYKGYQSSVTMEEMNERSIRNTAHRIVKGLQDAADLVSSRPTYFSTENKFSYPKMSRDVQTESDPLYFPPGYYSAHLVENAQTKGLTEITDVGNSADSPSDELLIGQNLLFSHQVDEMLLRTTDDANNEHRDAVSESQEANEDVRDGPSAGTLSLLEEKETHFKANGDDTNNEDDVAVIPEFKAADEGVGYGPSAGVLSTETDTNLNAKEMSLEEITKTGWLSSEASGSPLMISEPQVLFVSPQDGRLSFMNNSTYNQEMWSCLKFSNDSMGTNMQLDIQSSSYEASLIQGFLYLDNEGSPIGWEVINPEPPGQSICGPSSEPNSKVLGHYGEMNMKNDGATFEQTQISESIPSKKVQKRSKEVAHIKDKVSGKKQKVNDDPVSHCAIGQSMDSTSDNPTGYVSHDGGEQIGAASSEHVSSNKKRLEKVADNQDKVVRKKQKVNDDGIISDYIIGQCMDSTAENPTGCLPRNEEEHIGASSSEQVPLNLVPEINDRREHAEDSSEPRKDLVSEQPPKKDVKSGRKTWSCKCKFDDDDLLMTAVIHRLTARYRNFFNRMLKKRVGFKFLPRYHLESEEKCDQKKFPKGARTVLSKLLEMGIVGKVNILQYRGPGTKNVLKDGNITKDGIRCRCCDNIFTMSNFRCHAGLKQDIPSLNLFLGSGKSYSLCQLQAWYIEHKVREERAKVTLLLQADQNDDTCGLCGDGGELICCDNCPASYHVACLPSQEIPDGSWYCSSCRCDVCGEVVSSKEPRTPLHAFECSQCERQYHIKCISGKVLCNEESGPGTWFCGRRCQQIYTSLRSRVGIPDHLDDGFSCTILHNNGDQKVRMAADIALLAECNMKLIIALSILEECFLPIFDPRTGMDIMPLILYNWRSNFVHLDYKGFYTIVLEKDDSIISVASIRLHGAVVAEMPLIATCTENRQQGMCRRIVDYIEQMLKSLKVEMLLLSAIPSLVDTWTSAFGFRPIEDCDKKKLSKIRLASVPGTVLLKKDLHEFSETETAGDGVEYLSGGNTAAAYRHAGTPVVDAVPACATQNELGGLQISLPCANPPSAVALGGAACKMPRRHHPACD, from the exons ATGGATGAGGAAGGCTTCATGGTGGAAATAGGCATGAAGGAGGAGGATATTGCGACAATGCTGTTTGGAAAGAAAGTTTCTGAGCTGAGAGAAGACGGATTTGATGGTTCTGAGGATGAAAGACAAATATTTGAGGATGTTTTCGGCCAAACAGGCACCGGCAGAACCAGTGGTCATCAACCACATGGCCGGGGCGGGCAGACCACTTCGCAAACTGATGCGTCCAAGGCATTGGTACCAGCTAGCACACCATCCAGTTCTCCTTCAAACCACAAGATGGTCTGCTGCCGTATAGTTGAGTCCTTTACGCATGGCAACCTATCAAGCTATCATGTCTTCTATCATAGCTCTATTGAGCAGATGCACAAAGCAATGCCTTGTACAGATCATACCAGACCTTCTGAACTCTTGGTACAGTGGACACCGCCTTCAATTGATCGGGTGTACACTCGCAGGTCGGTGACTCGCAGGAGTCAGAGAGCAAAACTTTGCAGTGTCATGGATTGGGAGAAGGTTGACATTACCAGTGTCTCACGGCGAAGGGATGGCCATGGCTATGGAATGCTCTGGAATCATCTCCGGCTGCACGCACATCTTCTCATTATGGATGCCGGGTGGAAGATCGAGGGCAAGGAAAGAGGGGATAAGAGTAAGATCGACCTCATGTATGAGTCGCCCGACAAAGTAATGCGCCTGTTTTCTCTCCCCAGGGCTTGGAAATGCTTTGGTCAGTGGTTGCTTATTCACTCATCCAGATTTGATAGATACGATTGTGCAAAGGAATGGTTCAACATGTATGACTTTTTGTATGATTTGAAGAACACACTGCTGTGCTTAGAACACGAGGTCCGGCGTCCGAAGCAATCACTATCATTCCTCCATCAGTGGCAGCTCCTTGATCCATTCATGGCAGTAGTTTGCATAGATAAGAAGGTGGCAGCTCTGCGGAACGGGATGGCACTGAAAGCTGTGAACAGCACAGTTACATTCCTCAATCACAGTGAGAGCAAGAGGTTGACTCGCAGAAATGCTAGCAAGGCACTTGAGCCCAACTGTTCAAGCAACTATAACAACAAACATCCCACGTCACGAAGAAATCTTTTGCCGCTTCTTCTATCTGATGGCCAATCTGATAAAGAGGGAAATTCTCTGCATGTTGAACGGTCTTCTTTATTTGGAACAAGCAAACATAGCCAGTATAAAGGGTATCAAAGTTCAGTAACAATGGAAGAAATGAACGAAAGAAGCATCAGAAATACTGCTCATCGTATAGTGAAAGGTCTCCAAGATGCAGCAGATCTTGTCAGTTCACGGCCTACTTATTTTAGTACAGAGAATAAATTTTCATACCCCAAAATGTCTCGGGATGTTCAAACTGAGTCCGATCCGCTATATTTCCCGCCTGGTTATTATTCAGCTCACCTGGTTGAGAATGCGCAAACCAAGGGTCTGACGGAAATCACTGATGTGGGTAATTCTGCAGATAGTCCTTCTGATGAGTTGCTCATAGGACAGAACTTGCTGTTTTCTCATCAGGTGGACGAGATGCTCCTTAGAACTACAGATGATGCCAACAATGAACATCGTGATGCTGTCTCTGAGTCGCAAGAAGCAAATGAGGATGTAAGGGATGGACCTTCGGCTGGTACGTTATCACTACTAGAAGAAAAGGAGACACACTTCAAAGCTAACGGAGATGATACGAACAATGAAGATGATGTTGCTGTTATTCCTGAATTCAAAGCAGCAGATGAAGGTGTAGGGTATGGACCTTCAGCTGGTGTGTTGTCAACAGAAACTGACACAAACTTGAATGCTAAAGAGATGAGCTTGGAAGAGATTACAAAAACTGGGTGGTTATCATCTGAAGCCAGTGGTAGCCCATTGATGATCTCAGAACCACAAGTATTGTTTGTCTCCCCGCAAGATGGGCGACTCTCTTTCATGAACAACAGTACATACAACCAGGAGATGTGGAGTTGCCTCAAATTTTCCAATGACAGCATGGGTACTAACATGCAGCTGGACATCCAGTCATCGTCTTACGAAGCAAGCTTGATTCAGGGATTTTTGTATCTTGATAATGAGGGTTCTCCAATTGGTTGGGAAGTAATCAATCCAGAACCTCCTGGGCAGTCAATTTGTGGCCCTTCGTCTGAACCAAACTCAAAGGTATTGGGACACTATGGTGAAATGAACATGAAGAATGATGGCGCAACATTTGAACAAACGCAAATATCAGAGTCAATCCCAAGTAAAAAGGTGCAGAAAAGGTCCAAGGAGGTTGCACATATCAAAGACAAAGTCAGTGGAAAGAAACAGAAAGTAAATGATGATCCTGTGAGTCATTGTGCAATTGGCCAAAGTATGGACAGTACATCTGATAATCCTACAGGTTATGTATCTCATGATGGGGGAGAACAGATAGGTGCAGCAAGCAGTGAGCATGTttcttcaaataaaaaaaggttGGAGAAGGTTGCAGATAACCAAGATAAAGTTGTAAGGAAGAAACAGAAAGTAAATGATGATGGTATTATAAGTGATTACATAATTGGTCAATGCATGGATAGTACAGCTGAGAATCCTACTGGTTGTCTACCTcgtaatgaagaagaacacatagGTGCATCAAGCAGTGAGCAGGTCCCTTTGAATCTAGTTCCTGAAATAAACGACCGCAGGGAACATGCTGAAGATAGCAGTGAACCACGAAAAGATCTAGTGTCAGAACAACCACCCAAAAAGGATGTCAAATCTGGAAGGAAAACATGGTCGTGTAAATGCAAGTtcgatgatgatgatcttTTGATGACAGCTGTAATACATAGGCTGACTGCGCGGTATAGGAACTTTTTTAACCGAATGCTCAAAAAAAGAGTTGGCTTCAAATTTCTTCCTAGATATCATTTGGAGAGTGAAGAAAAATGTGACCAGAAGAAGTTTCCTAAGGGAGCAAGAACGGTGTTGAGCAAGTTACTTGAGATGGGCATTGTTGGTAAAGTGAATATTCTTCAATATCGAGGGCCAGGAACCAAAAATGTGTTAAAAGATGGAAACATAACTAAGGATGGCATTCGGTGCCGGTGCTGTGACAATATATTTACGATGTCCAACTTTAGGTGCCATGCAGGTCTCAAGCAAGACATCCCCTCTCTGAATCTTTTCTTGGGTTCTGGTAAATCATACAGCCTTTGTCAGCTTCAAGCATGGTATATTGAGCATAAGGTGAGAGAAGAACGTGCAAAAGTTACTCTCTTGCTCCAAGCAGATCAAAACGATGACACTTGTGGATTATGTGGTGATGGCGGTGAACTGATATGCTGCGACAACTGTCCTGCCAGTTACCATGTGGCCTGCTTGCCTTCTCAG GAGATTCCAGATGGCAGCTGGTATTGCTCTAGCTGCCGTTGTGATGTTTGTGGGGAAGTGGTCAGTTCAAAGGAGCCTAGAACTCCCTTGCACGCTTTTGAATGCTCACAGTGTGAACGTCAAT ATCACATAAAATGCATATCTGGTAAAGTTTTATGCAATGAGGAAAGTGGACCTGGTACCTGGTTTTGTGGAAGAAGATGCCAGCAG ATTTATACGAGCCTGCGTTCACGTGTTGGAATACCTGACCACCTTGATGATGGCTTTTCTTGCACCATACTTCACAACAATGGTGATCAAAAGGTCCGCATGGCTGCAGATATTGCTCTCCTGGCTGAGTGCAATATGAAGTTAATTATTGCTTTAAGTATTTTGGAAGAATGCTTCTTGCCTATTTTCGACCCGAGAACAGGGATGGACATAATGCCCCTTATACTGTATAACTGGAG GTCTAACTTTGTACACTTGGATTATAAGGGGTTCTATACTATAGTCCTGGAAAAGGACGACAGCATCATTTCTGTGGCATCCATCAG GTTACATGGTGCAGTCGTTGCAGAGATGCCTCTAATAGCTACTTGTACTGAGAATCGTCAACAGGGGATGTGCAGGCGCATCGTGGATTACATTGAACAG ATGCTGAAATCGCTGAAGGTGGAGATGTTGCTTCTATCTGCAATACCGAGCCTAGTTGACACATGGACATCAGCATTCGGGTTCAGGCCGATAGAGGACTGTGACAAGAAGAAGCTTAGCAAGATCAGGCTGGCCTCGGTCCCTGGAACTGTTCTACTGAAGAAGGATCTGCATGAATTTTCAGAAACCGAAACCG CAGGGGACGGTGTGGAGTACCTGTCGGGTGGAAATACAGCAGCAGCATATCGCCATGCAGGGACTCCGGTCGTCGATGCCGTGCCAGCTTGTGCAACGCAGAACGAGCTCGGAGGCTTGCAGATCAGTCTGCCCTGTGCCAACCCTCCATCAGCTGTTGCTCTTG GTGGAGCTGCCTGTAAGATGCCACGGCGGCATCACCCCGCCTGCGATTAA
- the LOC100841912 gene encoding uncharacterized protein LOC100841912 isoform X1 has translation MDEEGFMVEIGMKEEDIATMLFGKKVSELREDGFDGSEDERQIFEDVFGQTGTGRTSGHQPHGRGGQTTSQTDASKALVPASTPSSSPSNHKMVCCRIVESFTHGNLSSYHVFYHSSIEQMHKAMPCTDHTRPSELLVQWTPPSIDRVYTRRSVTRRSQRAKLCSVMDWEKVDITSVSRRRDGHGYGMLWNHLRLHAHLLIMDAGWKIEGKERGDKSKIDLMYESPDKVMRLFSLPRAWKCFGQWLLIHSSRFDRYDCAKEWFNMYDFLYDLKNTLLCLEHEVRRPKQSLSFLHQWQLLDPFMAVVCIDKKVAALRNGMALKAVNSTVTFLNHSESKRLTRRNASKALEPNCSSNYNNKHPTSRRNLLPLLLSDGQSDKEGNSLHVERSSLFGTSKHSQYKGYQSSVTMEEMNERSIRNTAHRIVKGLQDAADLVSSRPTYFSTENKFSYPKMSRDVQTESDPLYFPPGYYSAHLVENAQTKGLTEITDVGNSADSPSDELLIGQNLLFSHQVDEMLLRTTDDANNEHRDAVSESQEANEDVRDGPSAGTLSLLEEKETHFKANGDDTNNEDDVAVIPEFKAADEGVGYGPSAGVLSTETDTNLNAKEMSLEEITKTGWLSSEASGSPLMISEPQVLFVSPQDGRLSFMNNSTYNQEMWSCLKFSNDSMGTNMQLDIQSSSYEASLIQGFLYLDNEGSPIGWEVINPEPPGQSICGPSSEPNSKVLGHYGEMNMKNDGATFEQTQISESIPSKKVQKRSKEVAHIKDKVSGKKQKVNDDPVSHCAIGQSMDSTSDNPTGYVSHDGGEQIGAASSEHVSSNKKRLEKVADNQDKVVRKKQKVNDDGIISDYIIGQCMDSTAENPTGCLPRNEEEHIGASSSEQVPLNLVPEINDRREHAEDSSEPRKDLVSEQPPKKDVKSGRKTWSCKCKFDDDDLLMTAVIHRLTARYRNFFNRMLKKRVGFKFLPRYHLESEEKCDQKKFPKGARTVLSKLLEMGIVGKVNILQYRGPGTKNVLKDGNITKDGIRCRCCDNIFTMSNFRCHAGLKQDIPSLNLFLGSGKSYSLCQLQAWYIEHKVREERAKVTLLLQADQNDDTCGLCGDGGELICCDNCPASYHVACLPSQEIPDGSWYCSSCRCDVCGEVVSSKEPRTPLHAFECSQCERQYHIKCISGKVLCNEESGPGTWFCGRRCQQIYTSLRSRVGIPDHLDDGFSCTILHNNGDQKVRMAADIALLAECNMKLIIALSILEECFLPIFDPRTGMDIMPLILYNWRSNFVHLDYKGFYTIVLEKDDSIISVASIRLHGAVVAEMPLIATCTENRQQGMCRRIVDYIEQMLKSLKVEMLLLSAIPSLVDTWTSAFGFRPIEDCDKKKLSKIRLASVPGTVLLKKDLHEFSETETAAGDGVEYLSGGNTAAAYRHAGTPVVDAVPACATQNELGGLQISLPCANPPSAVALGGAACKMPRRHHPACD, from the exons ATGGATGAGGAAGGCTTCATGGTGGAAATAGGCATGAAGGAGGAGGATATTGCGACAATGCTGTTTGGAAAGAAAGTTTCTGAGCTGAGAGAAGACGGATTTGATGGTTCTGAGGATGAAAGACAAATATTTGAGGATGTTTTCGGCCAAACAGGCACCGGCAGAACCAGTGGTCATCAACCACATGGCCGGGGCGGGCAGACCACTTCGCAAACTGATGCGTCCAAGGCATTGGTACCAGCTAGCACACCATCCAGTTCTCCTTCAAACCACAAGATGGTCTGCTGCCGTATAGTTGAGTCCTTTACGCATGGCAACCTATCAAGCTATCATGTCTTCTATCATAGCTCTATTGAGCAGATGCACAAAGCAATGCCTTGTACAGATCATACCAGACCTTCTGAACTCTTGGTACAGTGGACACCGCCTTCAATTGATCGGGTGTACACTCGCAGGTCGGTGACTCGCAGGAGTCAGAGAGCAAAACTTTGCAGTGTCATGGATTGGGAGAAGGTTGACATTACCAGTGTCTCACGGCGAAGGGATGGCCATGGCTATGGAATGCTCTGGAATCATCTCCGGCTGCACGCACATCTTCTCATTATGGATGCCGGGTGGAAGATCGAGGGCAAGGAAAGAGGGGATAAGAGTAAGATCGACCTCATGTATGAGTCGCCCGACAAAGTAATGCGCCTGTTTTCTCTCCCCAGGGCTTGGAAATGCTTTGGTCAGTGGTTGCTTATTCACTCATCCAGATTTGATAGATACGATTGTGCAAAGGAATGGTTCAACATGTATGACTTTTTGTATGATTTGAAGAACACACTGCTGTGCTTAGAACACGAGGTCCGGCGTCCGAAGCAATCACTATCATTCCTCCATCAGTGGCAGCTCCTTGATCCATTCATGGCAGTAGTTTGCATAGATAAGAAGGTGGCAGCTCTGCGGAACGGGATGGCACTGAAAGCTGTGAACAGCACAGTTACATTCCTCAATCACAGTGAGAGCAAGAGGTTGACTCGCAGAAATGCTAGCAAGGCACTTGAGCCCAACTGTTCAAGCAACTATAACAACAAACATCCCACGTCACGAAGAAATCTTTTGCCGCTTCTTCTATCTGATGGCCAATCTGATAAAGAGGGAAATTCTCTGCATGTTGAACGGTCTTCTTTATTTGGAACAAGCAAACATAGCCAGTATAAAGGGTATCAAAGTTCAGTAACAATGGAAGAAATGAACGAAAGAAGCATCAGAAATACTGCTCATCGTATAGTGAAAGGTCTCCAAGATGCAGCAGATCTTGTCAGTTCACGGCCTACTTATTTTAGTACAGAGAATAAATTTTCATACCCCAAAATGTCTCGGGATGTTCAAACTGAGTCCGATCCGCTATATTTCCCGCCTGGTTATTATTCAGCTCACCTGGTTGAGAATGCGCAAACCAAGGGTCTGACGGAAATCACTGATGTGGGTAATTCTGCAGATAGTCCTTCTGATGAGTTGCTCATAGGACAGAACTTGCTGTTTTCTCATCAGGTGGACGAGATGCTCCTTAGAACTACAGATGATGCCAACAATGAACATCGTGATGCTGTCTCTGAGTCGCAAGAAGCAAATGAGGATGTAAGGGATGGACCTTCGGCTGGTACGTTATCACTACTAGAAGAAAAGGAGACACACTTCAAAGCTAACGGAGATGATACGAACAATGAAGATGATGTTGCTGTTATTCCTGAATTCAAAGCAGCAGATGAAGGTGTAGGGTATGGACCTTCAGCTGGTGTGTTGTCAACAGAAACTGACACAAACTTGAATGCTAAAGAGATGAGCTTGGAAGAGATTACAAAAACTGGGTGGTTATCATCTGAAGCCAGTGGTAGCCCATTGATGATCTCAGAACCACAAGTATTGTTTGTCTCCCCGCAAGATGGGCGACTCTCTTTCATGAACAACAGTACATACAACCAGGAGATGTGGAGTTGCCTCAAATTTTCCAATGACAGCATGGGTACTAACATGCAGCTGGACATCCAGTCATCGTCTTACGAAGCAAGCTTGATTCAGGGATTTTTGTATCTTGATAATGAGGGTTCTCCAATTGGTTGGGAAGTAATCAATCCAGAACCTCCTGGGCAGTCAATTTGTGGCCCTTCGTCTGAACCAAACTCAAAGGTATTGGGACACTATGGTGAAATGAACATGAAGAATGATGGCGCAACATTTGAACAAACGCAAATATCAGAGTCAATCCCAAGTAAAAAGGTGCAGAAAAGGTCCAAGGAGGTTGCACATATCAAAGACAAAGTCAGTGGAAAGAAACAGAAAGTAAATGATGATCCTGTGAGTCATTGTGCAATTGGCCAAAGTATGGACAGTACATCTGATAATCCTACAGGTTATGTATCTCATGATGGGGGAGAACAGATAGGTGCAGCAAGCAGTGAGCATGTttcttcaaataaaaaaaggttGGAGAAGGTTGCAGATAACCAAGATAAAGTTGTAAGGAAGAAACAGAAAGTAAATGATGATGGTATTATAAGTGATTACATAATTGGTCAATGCATGGATAGTACAGCTGAGAATCCTACTGGTTGTCTACCTcgtaatgaagaagaacacatagGTGCATCAAGCAGTGAGCAGGTCCCTTTGAATCTAGTTCCTGAAATAAACGACCGCAGGGAACATGCTGAAGATAGCAGTGAACCACGAAAAGATCTAGTGTCAGAACAACCACCCAAAAAGGATGTCAAATCTGGAAGGAAAACATGGTCGTGTAAATGCAAGTtcgatgatgatgatcttTTGATGACAGCTGTAATACATAGGCTGACTGCGCGGTATAGGAACTTTTTTAACCGAATGCTCAAAAAAAGAGTTGGCTTCAAATTTCTTCCTAGATATCATTTGGAGAGTGAAGAAAAATGTGACCAGAAGAAGTTTCCTAAGGGAGCAAGAACGGTGTTGAGCAAGTTACTTGAGATGGGCATTGTTGGTAAAGTGAATATTCTTCAATATCGAGGGCCAGGAACCAAAAATGTGTTAAAAGATGGAAACATAACTAAGGATGGCATTCGGTGCCGGTGCTGTGACAATATATTTACGATGTCCAACTTTAGGTGCCATGCAGGTCTCAAGCAAGACATCCCCTCTCTGAATCTTTTCTTGGGTTCTGGTAAATCATACAGCCTTTGTCAGCTTCAAGCATGGTATATTGAGCATAAGGTGAGAGAAGAACGTGCAAAAGTTACTCTCTTGCTCCAAGCAGATCAAAACGATGACACTTGTGGATTATGTGGTGATGGCGGTGAACTGATATGCTGCGACAACTGTCCTGCCAGTTACCATGTGGCCTGCTTGCCTTCTCAG GAGATTCCAGATGGCAGCTGGTATTGCTCTAGCTGCCGTTGTGATGTTTGTGGGGAAGTGGTCAGTTCAAAGGAGCCTAGAACTCCCTTGCACGCTTTTGAATGCTCACAGTGTGAACGTCAAT ATCACATAAAATGCATATCTGGTAAAGTTTTATGCAATGAGGAAAGTGGACCTGGTACCTGGTTTTGTGGAAGAAGATGCCAGCAG ATTTATACGAGCCTGCGTTCACGTGTTGGAATACCTGACCACCTTGATGATGGCTTTTCTTGCACCATACTTCACAACAATGGTGATCAAAAGGTCCGCATGGCTGCAGATATTGCTCTCCTGGCTGAGTGCAATATGAAGTTAATTATTGCTTTAAGTATTTTGGAAGAATGCTTCTTGCCTATTTTCGACCCGAGAACAGGGATGGACATAATGCCCCTTATACTGTATAACTGGAG GTCTAACTTTGTACACTTGGATTATAAGGGGTTCTATACTATAGTCCTGGAAAAGGACGACAGCATCATTTCTGTGGCATCCATCAG GTTACATGGTGCAGTCGTTGCAGAGATGCCTCTAATAGCTACTTGTACTGAGAATCGTCAACAGGGGATGTGCAGGCGCATCGTGGATTACATTGAACAG ATGCTGAAATCGCTGAAGGTGGAGATGTTGCTTCTATCTGCAATACCGAGCCTAGTTGACACATGGACATCAGCATTCGGGTTCAGGCCGATAGAGGACTGTGACAAGAAGAAGCTTAGCAAGATCAGGCTGGCCTCGGTCCCTGGAACTGTTCTACTGAAGAAGGATCTGCATGAATTTTCAGAAACCGAAACCG CAGCAGGGGACGGTGTGGAGTACCTGTCGGGTGGAAATACAGCAGCAGCATATCGCCATGCAGGGACTCCGGTCGTCGATGCCGTGCCAGCTTGTGCAACGCAGAACGAGCTCGGAGGCTTGCAGATCAGTCTGCCCTGTGCCAACCCTCCATCAGCTGTTGCTCTTG GTGGAGCTGCCTGTAAGATGCCACGGCGGCATCACCCCGCCTGCGATTAA